TAGAGATACTGTAGAAAAAGCATTGAATTTTCTGAAAAGACAAGGCTATACAGTAGAAATACTTAATGGATGTTGCGGATTAGCACATGAACACGTAGGAGAAAAGAATAGATCAAAAGAATTAATTTCAAAAGTAGGAAAAGAATTTGAGGGAAAGACAGTTATATCATTATCATCAAATTGTACAGCGCATATGAAAGAAAATGGATTGAACGTTTATGATTTTGGAGAATTCCTTATTAAAATGGATGTGCCATTGCCTTTTATAGAAGGTGAAGTTACAGTACATGAACCTTGTCATGCTAATTTGTTAGGATTAAATAAATACACTAGGCAGGTTTTATCTAAGATGGGAGTTAAAATTAAAGAGTCAGAGGAGCCATCATATGAATGCGGTGCAGGAGGAGATTATTTTATCTTTCATAAAGAGATGTCAGAAAAAATTATGATGACTAAAAAAGAGAAAGTAATGAAAAGTGGATTGACTACAGTTATTTCAACTAATCCATCATGTTCCATAGCATTCCTTAAAATGGGATTAAAACCAAAACATTTAGCTGACTTGCTATAATTATTTTTTAAATTTCCAGTAAATTATTCCTATTACTAAGACTACTATAAAAGCACCAAGAATATAATAATCCGATTTTTCAGCTAACATTATAACGTAATTTATTTGATTATAGAAAATATATCCTAAAACTGAAAGAACAGAATCCCAAATTATGTGACCAGCAAATGTAAATACTATGAACTTTAAGAGGCTCATACTAGCTATTCCTGCTGGAAAAGAAATTAATGCCCTAATTTCTGGAACAAAACGCAAGGAAAAAACTGATAAGCTTCCATGTTTAGCAAACCAACCATTTAACCTTTCTAATTTATCTTCAGTTAATCTAAATATTTTTCCATATTTCTTTAAAAATGGAAGTCCAAGTTTTAATCCAATAAAATAATCTATAATTGATCCAGTTAAACTACCTAAAGAACCTACTAGAACAGCAAGAAAAAGGTTTAATGAGCCTTGATGAGAATAATATCCAGTTAATGGCATTATTATTTCGCTGGGAATTGGAAAACCAATTCCTTCTAAAATCATTAAACCTAAAATTGAAAAATAACCTATAACTCCTTGAAACTCATACATTTGAGTTTAATCGTCTTCTTTAAGTATATAAATTCTATCCCAAAATAAAAGATGATAAAAAAATTATAATTTTATGTTATAGCTGAAAGTACAGAAACCATTTGCGATTCATCAGGACCAAAGTTTGAAGTTTTGATAATTATTAACGTATTTCCGCTGTATGCTATTATTTCACTCTCAAAAGGATATCCGAAAAAGGTATATTGTATATAAGTATAATTATAACCGTTTATATCGCCATGGATCGAACTACCCTGATAGTCAGACGCATAGATGGACTTAGGTATTGATGAATTTGAGTAAATACATTTAGTAATATATAGGTATACTTTTGTTCCATTAATTTTTCCAGCTAATTCCTCAAATTCCTCAAAATACTTCTCATTTGGTAAAGGCCCGGAAATATACTTAGAAACATTATGCTTCATTGTTGTACCATTATTGTATGAGATTGTAAATATGCCGTTACTATATGTTATTGTTCCTGATTCATTGTTTAGTATTTGCCAAGTGCCTCCAAATGTGGATTTTGCCTGGGAAGCTGAATAAGCTAATGCTGGGTGAGGTAAGACTACTAGTACTACAGCTAGAATTACGATTACCGCAATCACTGCGCCTACTACTCCAGTTATAATTTTCTTTAAAGGTATTTTTGATGGTTTTGATGGATAATATGGTGGAGGCTGATTAGGCTGTGTAGGAGGTTGAGAGTACGGTGATGCTTCTCCTGGTTGAATTGGTTGCATTGGAGGGAATTTATATCCACAATTATAGCAGAAAACTGCATCATCTGGATTTTGCGTTCCACACCTAGGACAATATTTTACCATGGTTATGAAATTTTATGATA
This genomic window from Acidianus manzaensis contains:
- a CDS encoding zinc ribbon domain-containing protein, which translates into the protein MVKYCPRCGTQNPDDAVFCYNCGYKFPPMQPIQPGEASPYSQPPTQPNQPPPYYPSKPSKIPLKKIITGVVGAVIAVIVILAVVLVVLPHPALAYSASQAKSTFGGTWQILNNESGTITYSNGIFTISYNNGTTMKHNVSKYISGPLPNEKYFEEFEELAGKINGTKVYLYITKCIYSNSSIPKSIYASDYQGSSIHGDINGYNYTYIQYTFFGYPFESEIIAYSGNTLIIIKTSNFGPDESQMVSVLSAIT
- a CDS encoding DedA family protein, translating into MYEFQGVIGYFSILGLMILEGIGFPIPSEIIMPLTGYYSHQGSLNLFLAVLVGSLGSLTGSIIDYFIGLKLGLPFLKKYGKIFRLTEDKLERLNGWFAKHGSLSVFSLRFVPEIRALISFPAGIASMSLLKFIVFTFAGHIIWDSVLSVLGYIFYNQINYVIMLAEKSDYYILGAFIVVLVIGIIYWKFKK
- a CDS encoding (Fe-S)-binding protein codes for the protein MGLEEELNKCVHCGFCLEACPTYSVTRSEIHSPRGRITAVKLGIPSEGLDTCVYCRRCELACPSGVKYSEIITSVRKANPLEKIMLKILEKPSLIQMFNIIKEVKANKPLEYSDKNPEIILFPGCITSVFFRDTVEKALNFLKRQGYTVEILNGCCGLAHEHVGEKNRSKELISKVGKEFEGKTVISLSSNCTAHMKENGLNVYDFGEFLIKMDVPLPFIEGEVTVHEPCHANLLGLNKYTRQVLSKMGVKIKESEEPSYECGAGGDYFIFHKEMSEKIMMTKKEKVMKSGLTTVISTNPSCSIAFLKMGLKPKHLADLL